Proteins from a single region of Primulina tabacum isolate GXHZ01 chromosome 5, ASM2559414v2, whole genome shotgun sequence:
- the LOC142544284 gene encoding uncharacterized protein LOC142544284, which produces MARTESRLDNMETHKGNMGATMKSLETQIGQLDNALRDQHMGQFSSNKEVNPKEQCKAVTLRSGKELEVQSPKERVESEKTVGKGENEESKAEVEVKRPPILKPTLPYPQRFKKKNLDDQELELGEVKPTTITLQLVDRSLTYPRGIVEDVLGKVDKFIFPADFVILDMEEDRDIPLIFGRPFLATGKALIDVHKSELTLRVGTKDHLESCLIGAAGTVNENDWEVKEQLMDIGGLQKERTNNAPLEKLNGDEKSEVIPSSPDLKELTSHLFYEFLGYNQIVTAPEDLEKTTFTCPYGTFAFRLMPFGLFNAPATFQRRMMAIFADMAFEKIKKTLVTAPIMIVSDWKEPFELMCDASDYAVCAVLGQRREKMFRAIYYAMSRAMSFLKKGKDVDGVEAQEILEQCLSSPYGGHFGTSRTAAKVLQSGFLWPNLFKDRYTLVKSCDRCQRLGNISRRHELPLTNILEVELFDVWGIDFMGPFPHSFGNYYILLVVDYVSKWVEAIATNTNDACVVAKFVHKNIFTKFGTLRAVISDEGTHFCNKIVNSLWDKYNVKHKVALAYQPQ; this is translated from the exons ATGGCGAGGACTGAGTCTCGTCTTGACAATATGGAGACTCACAAaggaaatatgggtgccacgaTGAAATCTTTGGAGACGCAAATCGGACAGCTAGATAACGCATTGAGAGATCAGCACATGGGTCAATTTTCGAGTAACAAGGAAGTTAATCCAAAAGAGCAATGCAAGGCAGTCACTCTGAGGAGTGGAAAAGAATTGGAGGTACAAAGTCCCAAAGAGAGAGTGGAAAGTGAGAAGACAGTTGGAAAAGGTGAAAATGAGGAAtccaaagctgaagttgaagttAAACGACCTCCTATATTGAAACCAACTCTTCCATATCCTCAGAGGTTCAAGAAGAAGAATTTGGATGATCA GGAATTGGAGCTTGGAGAGGTcaaaccaaccactataaccTTACAGCTTGTAGACAGAAGTCTCACGTATCCACGTGGAATCGTTGAGGATGTACTGGGAAAAgtggataaatttatttttcctgctgattttgtgattttagaTATGGAAGAGGATCGTGATATCCCATTAATATTTGGGAGACCTTTCCTGGCGACTGGAAAGGCATTAATAGATGTACATAAGAGCGAACTCACCCTGAGAGTTG GAACTAAGGAtcatttggagagttgtttgatAGGTGCTGCAGGAACTGTTAATGAAAATGATTGGGAAGTGAAAGAGCAACTCATGGATATTGGTGGATTGCAGAAAGAAAGAACAAACAATGCGCCACTTGAGAAGCTGAATGGAGATGAAAAATCTGAGGTAATACCATCTTCCCCTGACTTGAAGGAACTGACAAGCCACCTTTTCTATGAATTTTTAG gttataaccagattgTTACAGCGCCAGAGGATCTGGAGAAGACTACTTTCACGTGTCCTTATGGCACGTTCGCTTTTAGGTTAATGCCTTTTGGGCTATTCAATGCtcctgctacttttcagaggCGCATGATGGCCATATTCGCAGACATG gcatttgagaagatcaagaaaacatTGGTGACTGCACCGATTATGATAGTGTCGGACTGGAAGGAGCCATTTgagctaatgtgtgatgcaagtgattatgcagtgTGCGCTGTCTTGGGCCAAAGAAGGGAAAAGATGTTTAGGGCAATCTACTACGCAATGTCTAGAGCAATGTCTTTCCTCAAGAAGGGAAAAGATGTTGACGGTGTCGAAGCACAAGAAATTCTAGAGCAATGTCTTTCCTCACCATATGGTGGACATTTCGGAACATCACGGACAGCGGCTAAGGTATTACAATCTGGTTTTTTGTGGCCTAATTTGTTTAAAGATAGATATACCCTAGTGAAATCATGCGATAGATGCCAGAGGTTAGGAAACATCTCTAGGCGTCATGAATTACCACTGACAAATATTttggaagtggaactttttgaCGTCTGGGGcatagattttatgggaccCTTTCCCCATTCTTTTGGTAATTATTACATTTTGCTAGTCGTGGATTATGTctcaaaatgggtggaagcaattgccaccaatactaatgatgctTGTGTTGTTGCTAAATTTGTGCATAAGAATATCTTCACCAAGTTTGGAACGCTGAGGGCCGtcataagtgacgaaggtacACATTTTTGTAATAAAATTGTCAACTCAC